ACGGCGCTGAAGGAGGGCCATGCGCCGCTTTGGGACACGGGGCGGCTGCCGGATGAGGTGCTGCTAAGCGCGGACTGCCTGCCGCTGCCACCGGATGCGATGGTGATCTATCGCGAACTGGGCAAACTGGTGCTGGTGATCACGAACGGCAGCGAGATGGTCTATGCAAGCCCGCTTTCGTCTCATGATCTGGATGAGCATGCGCTGGGGGAGGTGAACCACCTGTGCCTGCAGCTCGGTTTTCAAGGTGTGCTGGGGCAGGTGCAAAACATCATCCTGTGGCTGGAGGAGGAGGGGAATCTGGAGCAGGTGAAAAAGGTGACGGGTCTGCCTGCGCTGCGGATACCGAGGCCTGCGCCGCTGATGCCGAAGCCGGGCCGCAGCACGCTGGTGCCGCCGGAGATCCTGAAGGCGCGCGAGCAGGCAGCACGGTCCGCGCGCACGCGGATGCTGGCGCTGACGGCGGGCTTTGCCGTGGCGGCGGCGGTGGCGGTGATGGCGGTGCTCATTGCCCTGGCCACGCAGGAGCGGGACCTGCTGCGCGAGCGCGTGGCGGAGCTGACGCCGGCGGCTTCTCAGGTGCTGGATCACAAACGCAGCTGGCTGGAGGCGGCGCCCGCCGTGGACCCGGCGCACTTCCCCATGCAGGTGCTGCTGGAGTGCCAGGTGCCGAAGGCGGCCGGGGAGGTCTCCATGACACATTTTGAATGGCAGCCAGACCAGGTGCTGCTGCGCGGGCGCACGCCATCGCCCTCGATGGCGCTGCAGTATGCGCAGGAGATCCAGGCCGTGAACGGGCTGATGTTTTACACTTGGGAGACTCCTGCGCCCACCATTGCCAGTGACAACAGCGCCACCTTTGAGCTGAAGGGAGGCGTGAAACCCTAGGCCATGAAACGGAGTGAACGCATTTTGTTAGGCCTCTTTGCCCTGCTCTTCCTCGTCATCGTGGGCGGTGGCGGGCTGGCCTTTGGCCTGCGGCATTACCAGGGCATCACGGAGGAGACGGACCGCCTGCGGGACCGCCTGGTGGAGATGAACATGGCCATCACCCAGGGGGCGGACTGGCAGCGCAAGAGCGAGTGGCTGGACGCGAATGCGCCCGCCTTTGCCTCCCGCCAGGAGGCCTCCACGCGCCTGCTGGAGGTGATCCAGCGCGAGGCGGAGAAAGCCGGTCTGACCCTGGCCGGGCGCGAGTTCATGGAGACCCAGCGGGAGATGGGGCCGGACGGCCTGCCGGTGGAGGAAGCCAGCGGTTTCTTCGATACGGCGACGGTACGCCTAACCATCAATCTGGCCAAAGAGAAGGCGTTTTTCACCTGGATGCACGCGGTGCAGCAGCCGGGCAGTTTCCTGGGCGTGACGCGCCTTTTGATGAACCCCAGCGGTAAGGACAAGACGATCAATGCCGAGGTGGAAGTGACGCAGTTTTATCGTGAGGCTCCGGTGAAGATAACGGGGATGAAAGGGGGGGAGGGATGAGGGCGCGCTCCAGAGATGAGAAAATGGGACGCTGCGCGTCCGGTTTGTTCGATGCGGACAGGAGTGTCCGCGCTCCTCTCGTTCGCTGTGCTCTGGGAACTGAGCTCAGAGCACTGCGCGATTTGCAATTCTTTTTGTTAGGCCTTGCTGCTCTGGTCACTTCCTTTCTGGCCGCCCAGGAGCCAGCACCTGCTCCTCCTCCCGTTCCATTTCCAGACCTCACGCATTATGCGCCGCTGTGGGAGAAGTCCCTTTTCACCACGCGTGATCTGCCTTCGCCGGATGCGCCTGCTGGACCCATTTTCACGGACTCGCTTTCCCTCACGGGCATCTATGAGCTGGATGGTAAAACGGTGGCCGTGCTGGTGGACAAGGCCACGTCGCTGATCTCCGAGGCGCGCTTTGACGAGGAGAACGAGGCGGGCATCAAGATCCGCAAGGTCACCCCTGGAGCCTCCATGGACAAGACGCGGGTGCAGCTGCAAAAGGGCGACCAGGCCGGCTGGGTAAGCTTTGGCGAAGTGGCCCCGGCACCCGCGCCGCCCGCGTCTGCGCTGGAGACGCGGGTGCCGCCGGGGGCTGCCGGACCGCCCCCTGGCGGGGTGACCTCTCCCCTTTTGCCCCCGCCGGCACCACCCGGAGACGTGCCGCTGCCGCCGCCGTGAAGGCTTGATTTTCAGGTTGCCAGCGCGCGGGGGAGGGTGAAAATTGTTCGTCATGTTTGAACTCGTGGAGTTTCCCCCACTCGAATGGCTGAGCGCACTGAAAGTGCTGTTTGCCCTCTGCATCGGCCACGCAGTGGCCGACTTTCCCTTGCAGGGCGAGTATCTGGCCACGGGCAAGAACCGGCGCTTTCTGATCCGGATGCAGGATCCCGCGCGCCCGCAGAGCATCTGGGTGGTGTGCATGACGGTGCACTGCCTCATCCATGCGGGGGCCGTCTGGCTCATCACCGGTTCAGCGCTGCTGGGGGCGGTGGAGTTTGTCATTCACTGGGCCATTGACGTGGCCAAGTGCGAAGGACTGACCACATTTAACCAGGACCAGGTCCTGCATGTCCTGTGCAAGATGGCCTATGTTGGCATCGCCTGGGCAGGCATGCTCTGAGGCTCTCTTCGCCGTTGCATCGGCGTGGTGGCTCGCCACAATAACGCCCCCTTTTCATCGCCATGGCCTACCTCAACGAAAATTACCTCAAGCTCAAAGCCGGATACCTGTTCCCAGAAATCGCCCGCCGGGTGAAGGCCTTTACCGAGGCCAATGCTGATGCTGCCAAGCGCCTGATCCGGTGCGGGATTGGCGATGTGACTGAGGCGCTGCCTGAGGCGGTGCGTGCCGCCATGCACCAGGCGGTGGATGAACTGGGCGACCGGAACAGCTTCCGCGGCTACGGCCCGGAGCAGGGGTATGACTTCCTGCGCAATGCCATCGCCGATAACGACTACAAGGCCCGCGGCATCCATGTGGAGGCGGATGAGATCTTCATCTCAGACGGCAGCAAGTGTGATACTGGCAACATCCTGGACATCTTCGGAGCAGGCAACAAAATCGCCATCACGGACCCGGTTTATCCTGTTTATGTGGACACCAACGTCATGGCCGGCAACACCGGCGAGGCGGATGAATCCGGTGCCTATGAGGGTCTGCATTACCTGAAGTGCACGGCTGAAAACGGCTTTGTGCCGGAGATCCCAAGCGAGCCTGTGGACTTGGTCTATCTCTGCTATCCTAACAATCCCACCGGTGCCACCGCCACCCGCGCGCAGCTTGAGGCCTGGGTGCAGTATGCCCGCGCCAACGGCACGATCATTCTTTATGATGCCGCCTATGAGGCCTTCATTCAGGACCCGGAAGTGCCGCGGAGCATCTTTGAGATCGAAGGGGCGCGCGACTGCGCCATCGAGTTCCGCAGCTTTTCCAAGAATGGCGGGTTTACCGGCGTGCGCTGCGCCATCGTGGTGATCCCGAAAGGTCTGATGGGCAAGAAGAAGGACGGAACGAAACTGGCCGTGCATCCCCTGTGGAGCCGCCGCCACAGCACCAAGTTTAACGGCGTCAGCTACATCGTCCAGCGAGGAGCCGAGGCCATCTACAGCGCCGAGGGCAAGGCCCAGGTGGCCGCCCTCATCGAGCATTACATGGGCAATGCGAAGCTGCTGGTGGAAGCCTGCCAGAATGCCGGGCTGACCGTCTTTGGCGGTGTGAACGCCCCTTATGTCTGGGTGCGCTGCCCGGAGGGCGTGACGAGCTGGCAGATGTTCGACAAGATGCTCCATGAAGCCAATGTGGTTATCACTCCTGGCAGTGGTTTCGGCAGTGCTGGCGAAGGATTCTTCCGCATCAGCGCCTTTAACAGCCGTGCCAATGTGGAGGAAGTCTGCCGCCGGATCGCGGTGCTGTAAGTGGGGGAAGCAGCGGTCTCAGAGATTGATACAAGCCACTCGGGCAGGCTTCGGTCTGCCCGAGGAGGTCGTGGAATGTCGCCGCAGTTTGAGCTTCATTGGTCATCCAGGCCTGATTTGCGCACGCTGGCCACGATTTCGAGCAGGCTTTTGGCCAGAGGGGCAGTCAAATACCAATGGACGTTTTCCAGGTAGGGACGTGATGCATACGCCTGGAGGGAGACCGTGCCAGGGCATTCTCCTGGGCCGTGCGGCAAGAACATCTGCGGTTGATTGAAGAGTACGGTTTTGATCATCTTGACCCCCCGGCCAGCATCCACAATCTGGTAAGGAACACAGTTGCCGGAGCTGCCGTTGTAGCGGTCTTCAATGTAGTTGTAATAAGGTTCCAAAATGCCATTGGGGCCGGGCGATGGCCAGTTGACTGTTTTGGGGCTGGTTTCGACAAGCTGAATGCCAATGACACAGCTTTCCGTGTCGCATATGAAGCTGAGGTATTTGAAACGGTTGCAATGGTCTTCAAATACCACCCGGCCGTCCATTGCCATGGTGGTGATATGCAGGGAATCCCGGGGGAAAGCCAGATTGGCCATGCGCATTTCGCGGTGTCTGCGGGCACCGGCAGGGAGGAGTTTCATCGCATCCCGCAGCGGCATCCGCCAGGCGATGGGCCCCCAGATTTTGTCCGGGATCGCGGGTTCGGCAGCGGCGTTCCCGCCCAGCACCGCCAGACTGTAGAACTCCAGGTTGTTCAGAAGAATCTTTCGCACATGGATGTTATGAGGCACCCAGTTTTTAGAAAGCTTCATTTGGGCAGGGTCGCCAGCTGGCGGAGCGGCAGCGGGAGAATTTGCGGCCGGTGGATTGCCCGTTACGACGGTTCTGAGCTGTCCGCGCTGGCCGGAAATGACCGTTCCTTGGCCGCCCGTTTGCGCAAATGCCATCAAATCGGGAGTGAACCTGAGATCAATGCTCTGTTGGGTGGGAAAAGTCACCCGGACGGTTTGGGGATCAAGGGATGTCCACTGGCTCACTTTTCTCTCCCTCGTCATCAAGGTGCCATCTGGCTGAAAAACGACCAAAGTTTCAAACTCGTTGCCTTTCCAAGTCCAGTAATACTGTGGAAGAGCTTGCTGAAGCTTTGTTTGTTCTTCACCGCAGGCGGTGTGGACTGTCAGCAAAGTGATCGCCAGCCATTTGCTGAAGCTTAAGAAATAAAAATATCCTACGACGAAAGGAGTAAGTTGAGTTCTTGATGGCATGCGATCATGCAATTCGCAAACAAGTCCCCATTTTCAAGATAAAAGACATGTTATTTCACCCTATCCACCTATGTCTTTTTGTGCCTTCCGGCTTCTCGGCTTGGGTGCCAAGTGCCATAACGGTATATGATAGGATAAAAACTCAAGAATAAATACATGATCATGCAGGGGAAGGTCCCGTCTTGACGACTTGCCGAATTGAATGCTTGTTGGAATGAAGAACGCATGAGTCACGCTAATCCTCCAGCTACGGCTTCATCGGATCTGCTGATCCCGCCGACGCATAACGCGCTGGCGATGCTGGATTTGGCCCTGGATGCTGGTGCTGATGGCCTGTCTGAGGGGCTGCTGGAGCAGCCTGGGGATGTGATTGGCCCCTACACCTTGGGAGAAAAGCTGGGCGAAGGCGGTTTTGGCATTGTCTGGCAGGCAGAGCAAAGCGAGCCTATCCGGCGGTCGGTGGCCATGAAGGTGATCCGGCCGGGCATGGATTCGCTTGCGGTACTGGCGCGCTTCCGTGCGGAAAGGCGGGCTCTGGAGCGGATGTCGCATCCTAATATTGCGGTGGTGCTGGATGCGGGCAGCACTCCGCTAGGGCGTCCCTATTTCGTGCTGGAACTGGTGCGGGGGCGGCCCATCACGGCCTTTTGCGAGGAGGCGGGCCTGGACCGCCGCCAGCGGATGCGGCTTTTTCTGGATGTCTGCCGCGCGGTGCAGCATGCACATCAGCGCGCGGTGCTGCACCGGGACCTGAAGCCTTCCAACATTCTGGTGGCCAAGGGGGACGATGGCCCGGTGGCCAAGATCATTGACTTTGGCATTGCCAAGGCATTGACGGAGGATTCCGGCCTGGCGGAGAGCATGGCCTGCACGATGCGGGGCATGGTCATAGGCACACCGGAATACATGGCACCGGAGCAGGCGGCACTGGGCGGGGAGGTGGTGGATGTGCGCGTGGATGTTTATTCCCTGGGGGCCATTTTATATGAAATGCTGACTGGCGCCGCCCCGCTGGAGCCGGATACGGCAGGGCCAAAGTCCTCGCTCACCGCCATGCTGCAGCGGATTTATGAGGTGGAGCCTGTACGGCCCAGCCTGCGGGCACGTCAGCGGCAGGCCCTGGGCAAGCATTCCCCCTGCAAGCAGGAGGAGCTGGCCGGGGACCTGGACTGGATCATCACCCGGGCCCTGGAAAAGAATCCAGAGCGGCGTTATGACTCCGCCACGGCGCTGGCGGATGACATCCAGCGTCATCTGGATGACGAGCCGGTGAGCGCGGGGCCGCCGGACCGCTGGTACCGTTTTCAAAAGCTGGTCAGGCGCAACCGCACCGCCTTTGCCCTGGGCACGGTCATCGGGGTCAATCTGGTCATGCTCGCCGGGGTGAGCACCTATGCTTTCATGCAGGAATCCCGCGCACGCCGTGATGCGCAGCGGCTGCAAACCGTAGCGGAGGCCCAGTCTCACAAGGCCCAGGCGCTGACCGATTATTTGACCCGGCTTTTGAGCCAGGCTGGCGATTTTGTCAGCAAAGGGAAAAACCCGGAAGCACTCAGGCTGGCACTGAACGAAAGCGTCCACGAAGTGGAGAATCTCAATGCCGATCCCGCTCTGCAGATTGATCTGCTGGGGCGGCTCACGGAGGTGATGATGGCCATGGGGGACAACCGCAGCGGCTTGCCGCTGGTCAGGCGGCAGCATGAGCTGGCCGCCGGTCTCTATGGGGAAAAAGATCCGCGTACGCTCGCTGCCGGGCAGCTCATGGCACGGGCCTATTCCAGCATCGGGGACAAGGATGAGGCGGTCCGCATCTACCGGTCCCTGGACCAGATCTGGAAGTCCCTGGGCAGTGCTTATACGGAGCAACGCCAGGAGACCCTGCGCTTCCAGGCCCGGGAGCTGGCCCGCCAGGGACGGAAACGTGAGGTCATGGATCTGATGCGCAGTGAACTGGTGGCCGCGCCGGCGAAAGATGCCCGTCAGAAAGCGCTGAATTTCCTTTTTGTGGCTGATCTGCAATTGAGCATTGGCGAAAGCGAAGAGGCGGAAATGAATCTGCAAAAAGCCCTCAAGATTCTGCCTCCCACGGATGGTACCCGCAGTCTGCTGCTGCGTTCCTATTCCCGTGTCAAAGCCAAGCAGAAGGACTATGTGAAAGCCGCCTCACTGCTGGAGGAGTGCATCCAGATCAATACCAGCCGGCAGGGGGGCGATCAGTACTCCCTGATTGACCGCTGGATGGAGGTGGCCAATCATTACATCAAGACGGACCGCGTCCAGGATGCCTTCCGCGCCACGGATGAGGCCATCCTCATCAGCCGCAGCCAGGGCAACGACCAGCGGCTTCCGCGCGCCCTGCGGGCAGCGGCGGAGATCCGGGAAAAGGCTGGCTACCTGGACGGTGCGCTGGCCTACCGGCGGGAGTGCATGGAGAAGGAGCGGCTGTTTAACACGGACCGTGGCAAGTGGCTCTATGAGCTTTCCCAGATTGTCCGGCTGGAGTCCGCCCTGGGCCTGCATGCGGATGTCCTGCGGGATGCGGAACTGCTCTGGGAGCATTCCCAGAATGAGCCTGCCGTGACCAGTGACCCGCCCTTCATGCGGTCCATCTGCCGCATTTTAACAGCCGCGTGTGAAAAATGGCAGAAAGCCACAGGCGAACTGGCCTTTCAGGACGATATCCTGGAGTGGAAGACCATCACAGCCCAGGGCGTGGTGCAAAAGTAATCAGGCCCGCTTTGTGCTAGCTGGTGGTTGACCCGGCCAACCTCCGTCCTATCCGTCCCGCACATCATGTTTTCCATCCCGCGTTCCAGTGGCATCCTCCTGCATCCAACATCACTGCCCGGGAGGTTCGGCATCGGGGAGATCGGGCCGGAGGCCCATGAGTGGCTGGACCGCCTGCACCGCATGGGGCAGAAGCTCTGGCAGATGCTCCCCCTCGGCCCCACCGGTTATGGAGCGTCACCCTACCAAAGCCTGTCCAGTTTTGCAGGAAATCCGTTGATGATCAGCTTTGATGCGCTGCGCCAGGACGGGGTGCTGAAACCGGAAGACCTGGCCATGATTCCGGCGTTTCCAGACCACAAGGTCAATTTCATTGCCACGGAGGAAGTGCGCAGCGCCTTTTTGAAGCTCGCCTGTCAGCGCTTCCTGGCCCAGTGCGGTGCCAGTCCTTTGTTAAAGCATGCCTTTGAAGCCTTTTGTGAGCGGGAGGCTGACTGGCTGGAGGATTATGCCATGTTCATTGCCATCAAAGGCGAGAACGGTGGCCGGCCCTGGAATGAATGGCCCAGGGAGCTGGCCATGCGGAATCCGGAGGCCATCGCCGGGGCGATGGTGCGGCTGGAGGAGAGTATCGAGGAAGTGAAGGCGCAGCAGTTCTTCTTCTTCCGCCAGTGGCAGAAGCTGCATGCGCGGGCGCAGGAGCTGGGCATCAGCCTCATCGGGGACATCCCCATCTTCACTGCGCATGACAGTGCGGATGTCTGGGCACGCCCGGACCTCTTTGAGCTGGATGAGCATGGAGGCCCGGTCACCGTCGCCGGTGTGCCGCCTGATTACTTCAGTGCCACCGGCCAGCGCTGGGGGAACCCTCTGTATAAATGGAGCGCGCACGAAGCGGAAGGCTTCGCTTGGTGGAAGTCCCGCTTGCGCAAGACGCTGGAGATGGTGGACATCGTCCGCATTGACCACTTTCGCGGTTTTGCCGCCTACTGGGAGATCCCGGCCAGTGAACCCACGGCAGTCAATGGCCGCTGGGTGGGTGCCCCCGGAGACGCCTTGTTTGAGGCACTGAAGGGAGAGATGGGAGACCATGTCCCGGTCATCGCTGAGGATCTGGGCATCATCACCCCGGACGTCACCGAGCTGCGGTTGCGCCATGGGTTTCCTGGCATGAAAGTCATGCAGTTCGCTTTTGGCGCGGATACGCTTTCTGAAGACTACATCCCGGAGAACTATCCGGATGAATGCGTGGCCTATACCGGCACGCATGACAATGACACCGTGCAGGGGCTCTTTAACAGCGGTGTGGGGGAGGATACCACCCGCACTGCCGAGCAGGTGGAGGCCGAGCGCCGCACCATCCTGGGCTATACGGGCACGGATGGCAATGACCTGCACTGGGACTTCATTCATGCTGTCTGGAAATCCCGTGCACGCATGGCCGTGGCCCCTCTTCAGGACCTCATGGGCCTGGGCAGTGAGTCGCGCATGAACACCCCTGGCAAGATGGGGGATTTCTGGAGCTGGCGGTTCACCTGGGACCAGCTCAGCCCGGAGATGGAAGCCCGCATGCTCGCCATCACCCAGGAATCCGGCAGGCAGTAAACACCGCCATCCGTCCGATCTGAGGCCTCACTCCTTATCACGTCATGAGACGGTTTGGGGACCTGAAGCAGCGGAAGCAGGGCTGCACCCATTCCTACACCGGGGGTCATTTTGATGACATCCGGGAGGTTGAAGTCTGGGCGAAAATCAAGGATATTTTTTGCGGTGACAAAAATTACCATAATCCAATGATTTTTTGACCGACTGCGTTCCAGTGAAATCCGCCACTATGATTCCAAGGAATCCACTGCCTCTTTCCTCTGGGTGGCAGTCTTCCATTCTGGATGCCCTGCCCGCCCACATCGCGCTGCTGGACAGGCGGGGAATTGTTTTGGCCGTGAATGAATCCTGGCGCCGGTTTGCTGCGGACAATGGTATGCAGGCGCAAGGATATGGCGTGGGCATGAACTACCTGGAGGTGAGTGACCATGCCTGCGGAGCCCATGCTGAAGAGGCGGCCGAAACCGCAGAGGGCATCCGCCGGGTTCTTAGTGGGGATCTGCCAGAATTCAGCATCGAATATCCCTGCCACTCACCGGATCAAAGGCGCTGGTTCCGGCTGACGGCGACCCCTTTGAATGAGCAGCGGCACCGGAGGGCGGTGGTGATGCATGTGGACGTGACTGAACGCAGGCTGGCGGAAAACCGCCTGAAGGAGAGTGAAGAGAGGTTCCGGGCCACCTTTGAACAGTCAGCCGTGGGCATGGCCCATGTGGCCATGAACGGAGGCTTTCTCCGGGTTAACCAAAAGCTCTGTGATATCACTGGATACTCCAGCCAGGAAATGCTTGGGCTGACGTTCCAGGATCTGACCCTGCCAGAGGAACAAACCGGGAGCGAGGAGGCCAGAAAGGCAATGCTGAAGGGGGAAATGCCGGTCTTTTCAGTTGAGAAGCGCTACCGGCGCAAAGATGGCCGGCTAGTCTGGGTCAATCTGGTCGCCACCCTGGCGAAGGATGTCATCGCGGAGGAGAAGTATTTTATTTCCGTCTTTGAAGACATCACCGCCCGCAAGCTCGCCGAATTTCGTCTGCACCGCATGAACCGGCTTTATGCGGTGCTCAGCAAGATCGCCGAGGCGATCGTAAGGGCGGAGCAGTTGCAGCCGCTGTATGATGAAGCCTGCCGCATCCTGGTGGAGGACGGGCTGCTGAAGATGGCCATGGTGGTGCATGTGGAGGGTGAATCCGGCAGCATAAGGACCGTGGCCAGCTACGGGCAGAAGGGGGATTATTTGGAAGGTCTCACGATCACCTCCAGGGATGAGCCGATGGGCCACGGGACCATCGGCACCTCCATCCGCAATGGCCGGTACAATGTCTGCAATGACTTCAGCTCTGACCCCCGCATGGCGCCCTGGCGTGATGCGGCTCTCCGGCATGGCTTCCAGGCCACGGCCTCATTTCCGCTGAAAACTGCTGGTGAGACGGTGGGAGCGCTTGTCGTCTTTGCCGATGAAGCGGGGTATTTTAAAGAAGATGAAGTCCGGCTTCTGGTGACTGTGGCGCATGACCTTTCCTTCGCCATTGAGGCGCTGGAAAAGGAGGCGAAGAGGCTGAGCGCAGAGGACGCCCGCCGGGAAAGTGAAGAAAAATTCACCCAACTGGTGGAAAACATGACGGATGTGTTTTGGATCACCTCCCCAGAAGGGACGCTGCAGTATGTAAGTGCGGCCTATGAACAGATCTGGGGACAGGAGGCGGCAGCGCTGTATGGGAAAGTCGGGCAGTGGCAGGAATCCATCTTGCCGGAGGACCGGCAGCGGGTGGCGGTCCAGTTTGCCAGCCTGGCCAGTGACGAGCCAAAGATCAGCATGGAATACCGGATCACCCGGCCGGACGGCTCCATGCGCTGGATCTATGACCGGGGTTTTCAGATCCGGGATGAGGCTGGGGGCCTGGTGAGACTGGCCGGCATTGCCACGGACATCACTGAGCGTAAAAACCTGGAGCAGCAGTTTCTCCGTGCCCAGCGCATGGAGAGCATTGGAACGCTGGCGGGCGGCATCGCCCATGACCTTAACAATGCTCTGACCCCCATCCTGATGTCCATTGAGCTTCTGAAGCTGACTGAGACAGATGACACGCGGATGAACGTGCTGAATACCATTGCAAAGAGCACCCAGCGGGGGGCGGACATGGTGAAGCAGGTGCTGAGCTTTGCACGCGGTGTGGAGGGGGAGCAACTGGAGCTGGACATGCTGCCGCTGCTCAAAGAAGTGGAGAAAATGTGCAACGAAACCTTCCTGAAAAACATCCAGGTCCGCAGTGAGATCGCGGCGGACTTGTGGCAGGTGAAGGGGGACGCCACGCAGCTTCACCAGGTGCTGGTGAATCTCTGCGTGAATGCCAGGGATGCGATGGCTTATGGCGGTACGCTGACGATCTCGGGTAAGAATGTGGAACTGGATGAGCACTACGCGGCGATGCACCTGGAGGCCACCCCTGGCCGCTATGTGCAGATTCTGGTGGAAGACACCGGAGAGGGCATGAAGGCCTCGGTGCTGGAGCGGATCTTTGAGCCCTTTTATACCACCAAGGAACTGGGCAAGGGCACGGGGCTCGGCCTTTCCACGGCGCTGGCCATCGTCAAGAGTCATGGCGGTTTCATGCAGGTCCAGAGTGAGCCCGGCGTGGGTACGCGCTTTCTGCTGCATCTGCCCGCTGTGAGCTCATCCGCCCAGCGGCTCCCGACCCTTGATATATCAGCACCCCTGCCGCGCGGCCAGGGGGAACTGATCCTGGTGGTGGATGATGAAGCCGCCGTGCGGGAGATCACCCAGCAGACGCTGCTGGCTTTTGGCTACCGTGTGCTGACGGCCACCGACGGGGCGGAGGCCATCGCCATCTACGCGATGCACAAAGCTGAGGTGGCCGTGGTGCTCACAGACATGATGATGCCCATCATGGACGGTCCCACGATGATCCCGGTCCTCCTTCGCATGAATCCGGGCGTCTGCATCATTGCCGCCAGCGGCCTGAATGCGAACGGCATGGTGGCCAAGGCCGCGAATGCCGGTGTGAAGCATTTTATCCCGAAGCCCTACACCGCCGAAGTTCTCCTGAAAACCCTGCGCGAGGTGATTGCCAAACGGTAACCGGTCTGCGCGGTTTCTCTTCAGACTAAAACGTATTTTCGATCACCACCTCGTCATAGCTTAGCTGACCAGGCTTCGGCCAGGCCGGCTGGGTGCCTTTGCCAATGGCGATCATGAAGGAGATGACATGGTCGTCCGGCAGCTTGATCAGCTTGGCGACAGCATCGAAGTCAAATCCGTCCATCGGGCAGGAGTCGTAGCCCATGGCCTTCGCCGCCAGCATGAGCGTCATCCCTGCCAGGCCGGTGGAGCGCATGCACTCATCCCGCTGGACCTGGGGGCGGTCTTTGTAATAACCGTCAATGGCGGGGACGAGGATGTCCTGCACGGGCTGGGGGGCGTCTTTCCAGTAGCGGGCGG
This Prosthecobacter sp. SYSU 5D2 DNA region includes the following protein-coding sequences:
- a CDS encoding nitroreductase family protein, translating into MNTLEAIAARRAIKHYDPTHRLTEDETRQLLQAAMQAPTAFNIQHWRFVNVTDPELRKQIRAVAWDQAQVTDASLLLILCADLSAWKRDAARYWKDAPQPVQDILVPAIDGYYKDRPQVQRDECMRSTGLAGMTLMLAAKAMGYDSCPMDGFDFDAVAKLIKLPDDHVISFMIAIGKGTQPAWPKPGQLSYDEVVIENTF